Proteins encoded together in one Pseudomonas sp. TCU-HL1 window:
- a CDS encoding isovaleryl-CoA dehydrogenase codes for MSYPTLNFGLGETIDMLRDSVYQFAQAELAPRAAQIDRDNEFPMDMWRKFGDMGLLGMTVEEEYGGTDMGYLAHVVAMEEISRASASVGLSYGAHSNLCLNQIRKNGTHEQKLKYLPKLCSGEHVGALAMSEPNAGSDVVSMKLRAEKKGDRYVLNGNKMWITNGPDANTYVIYAKTDVNAGSRGMTAFIVERDYKGFSRHQKLDKLGMRGSNTCELVFEDVEVPAENILGAEGRGVAVLMSGLDYERTVLSGGPTGIMTACMDVVLPYVHERQQFKQSIGEFQLVQGKLADMYAGMNASKSYLYTVAKACDRGEESRKDAAAVILYTAEMATKMALDTIQLLGGNGYTNEYPAGRLLRDAKLYEIGAGTSEIRRMLIGRELFNETK; via the coding sequence ATGAGCTATCCCACCCTCAACTTCGGTCTCGGCGAGACCATCGACATGCTGCGCGACTCCGTCTATCAGTTCGCTCAGGCCGAGCTGGCTCCGCGTGCCGCTCAGATCGACCGCGATAACGAGTTCCCCATGGACATGTGGCGCAAGTTCGGCGACATGGGCCTGCTGGGCATGACCGTGGAAGAGGAATACGGCGGCACCGACATGGGTTACCTGGCTCATGTTGTAGCCATGGAAGAGATCAGCCGCGCGTCCGCCTCGGTCGGCCTGTCCTACGGCGCCCATTCCAACCTGTGCCTCAACCAGATCCGCAAGAACGGCACTCACGAGCAGAAGCTCAAGTACCTGCCCAAGCTGTGCTCCGGCGAGCACGTCGGCGCGCTGGCCATGAGCGAGCCCAACGCCGGCTCGGACGTGGTGTCGATGAAGCTGCGCGCCGAGAAGAAAGGCGACCGCTACGTACTCAACGGCAACAAGATGTGGATCACCAACGGCCCGGATGCCAACACCTACGTGATCTACGCCAAGACCGACGTCAACGCCGGCTCGCGCGGCATGACCGCCTTCATCGTCGAGCGCGACTACAAGGGCTTCTCCCGCCACCAGAAACTGGACAAGCTGGGCATGCGCGGCTCCAACACCTGCGAGCTGGTGTTCGAAGACGTTGAGGTGCCTGCGGAAAACATCCTCGGTGCGGAAGGCCGTGGCGTGGCCGTACTGATGAGCGGCCTGGACTACGAGCGCACCGTGCTCTCGGGCGGCCCGACCGGGATCATGACCGCCTGCATGGACGTGGTGCTGCCCTACGTGCATGAGCGCCAGCAGTTCAAGCAGTCCATCGGCGAATTCCAGCTGGTACAGGGCAAGCTGGCCGACATGTACGCCGGCATGAACGCCTCCAAATCCTACCTGTACACCGTGGCCAAGGCCTGCGACCGCGGCGAGGAATCGCGCAAGGACGCCGCCGCGGTGATCCTCTACACCGCCGAAATGGCCACCAAGATGGCCCTGGACACCATCCAGCTGCTCGGTGGCAATGGTTACACCAACGAGTACCCGGCCGGCCGCCTGCTGCGCGACGCCAAGCTCTACGAAATCGGCGCCGGCACCAGCGAAATCCGCCGCATGCTGATCGGCCGCGAGCTGTTCAACGAAACCAAGTGA
- a CDS encoding CoA transferase subunit B has protein sequence MALTREQMAQRVARELKDGYYVNLGIGIPTLVANYVPEGMEVMLQSENGLLGMGAFPTDAEVDADMINAGKQTVTAVKGASIFSSAESFAMIRGGHVDLTVLGAFEVDVQGNIASWMIPGKLVKGMGGAMDLVAGADNIIVTMTHASKDGESKLLESCSLPLTGAGCIRKVLTDLAYLEIENGVFILRETAPGVSIAEIAEKTAGRLIVPDDVVEMTF, from the coding sequence ATGGCACTGACCCGCGAACAGATGGCCCAGCGCGTGGCCCGCGAACTGAAAGACGGCTACTACGTGAACTTAGGGATAGGCATCCCGACCCTGGTTGCCAACTACGTACCCGAAGGCATGGAAGTGATGCTGCAGTCCGAGAACGGCCTGCTCGGCATGGGCGCCTTCCCCACCGACGCTGAAGTGGACGCCGACATGATCAACGCCGGCAAGCAGACCGTCACCGCAGTGAAGGGCGCTTCGATCTTCTCCTCCGCCGAATCCTTCGCGATGATCCGCGGCGGCCATGTGGACCTCACCGTGCTTGGTGCGTTCGAAGTGGACGTGCAGGGCAACATCGCCTCCTGGATGATCCCCGGCAAGCTGGTCAAGGGCATGGGCGGCGCCATGGACCTGGTGGCCGGTGCCGACAACATCATTGTCACCATGACCCACGCTTCCAAGGACGGTGAGTCCAAGCTGCTGGAGAGCTGCTCGCTACCGCTGACCGGCGCCGGCTGCATCCGCAAGGTGCTGACCGACCTGGCCTACCTGGAGATCGAGAACGGTGTCTTCATCCTTCGCGAAACCGCGCCGGGCGTGAGCATCGCCGAGATCGCCGAGAAGACCGCCGGCCGCCTGATCGTTCCCGACGACGTGGTCGAAATGACGTTCTGA
- a CDS encoding acetyl-CoA C-acetyltransferase, with product MQDVVIVAATRTAIGSFQGALANIPAPELGAAVIRQLLAQTGIDGAIVDEVILGQVLTAGSGQNPARQAAMLAGLPHAVPALTLNKVCGSGLKALHLAAQAIRCGDAEVIIAGGQENMSLAPYVMPGARTGLRMGHTKLVDTMIQDGLWDAFNDYHMGITAENLVQKYGISREAQDTFSAASQQKAVAAIEGGRFAAEITPILIPQRKGDPVAFATDEQPRAGTTAESLAKLKPAFKKDGSVTAGNASSLNDGAAAVLLMSAEKAKALGLPVLARIASYANAGVDPAIMGIAPVSATRRCLEKAGWNLADLDLIEANEAFAAQALSVGQELGWDTAKVNVNGGAIALGHPIGASGCRVLVTLLHEMIKRDAKKGLATLCIGGGQGVALAIER from the coding sequence ATGCAAGACGTCGTAATCGTCGCCGCAACCCGTACCGCCATTGGCAGCTTCCAGGGCGCCCTGGCGAACATTCCCGCGCCGGAACTGGGCGCTGCGGTCATCCGCCAGCTGCTGGCGCAGACCGGCATCGACGGCGCCATCGTCGATGAAGTGATTCTCGGCCAGGTACTCACCGCCGGTTCCGGCCAGAACCCGGCGCGTCAGGCCGCCATGCTCGCCGGCCTGCCCCATGCGGTGCCGGCCCTGACCCTGAACAAGGTCTGCGGCTCCGGCCTCAAGGCCCTGCACCTGGCAGCCCAGGCCATTCGTTGCGGCGACGCCGAGGTCATCATCGCCGGCGGCCAGGAGAACATGAGCCTGGCGCCCTACGTCATGCCCGGTGCCCGCACCGGCCTGCGCATGGGGCACACCAAGCTGGTCGATACCATGATCCAGGACGGCCTGTGGGACGCCTTCAACGACTACCACATGGGCATCACCGCCGAGAATCTGGTGCAGAAGTACGGCATCAGCCGTGAAGCCCAGGACACGTTCTCCGCCGCCTCGCAGCAGAAGGCCGTGGCCGCCATCGAGGGCGGGCGCTTTGCGGCCGAGATCACCCCGATCCTGATCCCGCAGCGCAAGGGCGACCCGGTTGCCTTCGCCACCGACGAGCAGCCCCGCGCCGGCACCACCGCCGAGTCCCTGGCCAAGTTAAAGCCCGCCTTCAAGAAAGACGGCAGCGTTACCGCCGGCAACGCCTCCAGCCTCAATGACGGCGCCGCTGCCGTGCTGCTGATGAGCGCTGAAAAGGCCAAGGCCCTTGGCCTGCCGGTGCTGGCGCGTATCGCGAGCTACGCCAATGCCGGTGTCGACCCGGCGATCATGGGCATTGCCCCGGTATCGGCAACCCGGCGTTGCCTGGAGAAAGCTGGCTGGAACCTCGCTGACCTCGACCTGATCGAAGCCAACGAAGCCTTCGCCGCCCAGGCGCTTTCGGTTGGCCAGGAACTGGGCTGGGACACCGCCAAGGTCAACGTCAACGGCGGCGCCATCGCCCTCGGCCACCCCATCGGCGCCTCCGGCTGCCGCGTGTTGGTGACCCTGCTGCACGAGATGATCAAGCGCGATGCGAAGAAGGGCCTGGCGACCCTGTGCATCGGCGGCGGCCAGGGCGTGGCCCTGGCCATCGAGCGCTGA
- a CDS encoding CoA transferase subunit A gives MSGLDKRVYSYEEALDGLTDNMTVLAGGFGLCGIPENLIAEIRRLGVSGLTVVSNNCGVDGFGLGVLLEDRQIRKMVASYVGENALFEKQLLSGELEVELTPQGTLAEKLRAGGAGIPAFFTATGYGTPVAEGKEVREFNGRKFILEPSITGDFAIVKGWKADHFGNVVYRHTAQNFNPVVATAGRITVVEVEEIVEPGELDPTQIHTPGIYVDRVILGSFEKRIEKRTVRA, from the coding sequence ATGAGTGGACTCGACAAGCGCGTATACAGCTACGAGGAAGCCCTGGACGGGCTGACCGACAACATGACCGTCCTGGCCGGCGGTTTCGGCCTCTGTGGCATCCCCGAGAACCTCATCGCCGAGATCCGCCGCCTTGGCGTCAGCGGCCTCACCGTGGTTTCCAACAACTGCGGCGTCGACGGCTTCGGCCTTGGCGTGCTGCTGGAAGACCGCCAGATCCGCAAGATGGTCGCCTCCTACGTCGGTGAGAACGCCCTGTTCGAGAAGCAGCTGCTCAGCGGCGAACTGGAAGTCGAACTGACCCCGCAAGGTACCCTCGCCGAGAAACTGCGCGCAGGCGGTGCTGGCATCCCGGCCTTCTTCACCGCCACCGGCTACGGCACCCCAGTCGCTGAAGGCAAGGAAGTGCGTGAATTCAACGGCCGCAAATTCATCCTCGAGCCGTCCATCACCGGCGATTTCGCCATCGTCAAAGGCTGGAAGGCCGACCATTTCGGCAACGTGGTCTATCGCCACACCGCGCAGAACTTCAACCCGGTGGTCGCCACCGCCGGCCGCATCACCGTGGTCGAGGTGGAAGAGATCGTCGAGCCAGGCGAGCTGGACCCGACCCAGATTCACACTCCGGGCATTTACGTTGATCGCGTGATTCTTGGCAGCTTCGAAAAACGCATCGAAAAGCGCACCGTTCGCGCCTGA
- a CDS encoding carboxyl transferase domain-containing protein: MAILHTQINTRSPEFARNSAAMLEQVGALHTLLGRIHEGGGAKAQERHTSRGKLLPRERINRLLDAGSPFLEIGQLAAHEVYGEDVPAAGVVAGIGRVEGVECMIVANDATVKGGSYYPLTVKKHLRAQTIAQQNRLPCIYLVDSGGANLPRQEDVFPDREHFGRIFFNQANMSAMGIPQIAVVMGSCTAGGAYVPAMSDETIMVRNQATIFLAGPPLVKAATGEVVTAEELGGADVHCKTSGVADHYAESDEHALALARRSIANLNWRKAGELNLRTPLAPRFASDELYGVIPADAKQPFDVREVIARLVDDSEFDEFKALFGTTLVCGFAYLHGYPIAILANNGILFAEAAQKGAHFIELACQRGIPLLFLQNITGFMVGKKYEEGGIAKHGAKLVTAVACAKVPKFTVIIGGSFGAGNYGMCGRAYDPRFLWMWPNARIGVMGAEQAAGVLTQVKREQSERAGHSLSAEDEARIKQPILEQYERQAHAYYSSARLWDDGVIDPAQTRDVLGLALSASLNAPIERTTFGVFRM, translated from the coding sequence ATGGCCATCCTGCACACCCAGATCAACACCCGTTCCCCGGAGTTCGCCCGCAACAGCGCCGCGATGCTCGAACAGGTCGGCGCCCTGCACACGCTGCTCGGCCGTATCCATGAAGGCGGCGGCGCCAAGGCCCAGGAACGCCACACTTCGCGCGGCAAGCTGCTGCCCCGCGAACGCATCAACCGCCTGCTGGACGCTGGCTCGCCCTTCCTCGAAATCGGCCAGCTCGCCGCCCATGAGGTCTACGGCGAAGACGTACCCGCCGCCGGCGTGGTGGCCGGCATCGGCCGCGTGGAAGGCGTGGAATGCATGATCGTGGCCAACGACGCCACGGTGAAAGGCGGCTCCTACTACCCCCTGACCGTGAAGAAGCACCTGCGCGCCCAGACCATCGCGCAGCAGAACCGCCTGCCATGCATCTATCTGGTGGACTCGGGTGGCGCCAACCTGCCGCGCCAGGAAGACGTGTTCCCCGACCGCGAACACTTCGGCCGCATCTTCTTCAACCAGGCCAACATGAGCGCCATGGGCATTCCGCAGATCGCGGTGGTCATGGGCTCCTGCACCGCCGGCGGCGCCTACGTTCCGGCGATGTCCGACGAAACCATCATGGTGCGCAACCAAGCCACCATCTTCCTGGCCGGCCCGCCGCTGGTGAAGGCCGCCACCGGCGAGGTGGTGACCGCCGAAGAGCTGGGCGGCGCCGACGTGCACTGCAAGACCTCGGGCGTGGCCGACCACTATGCCGAAAGCGACGAACACGCCCTGGCGCTGGCCCGCCGCAGCATCGCCAACCTCAACTGGCGCAAGGCCGGCGAACTGAACCTGCGCACCCCGCTCGCCCCGCGTTTCGCCAGTGACGAGCTTTACGGCGTGATCCCGGCCGACGCCAAGCAACCCTTCGACGTGCGCGAAGTCATCGCTCGTCTGGTGGACGACTCCGAATTCGATGAGTTCAAGGCGCTGTTCGGCACCACCCTGGTGTGCGGCTTCGCCTACCTGCATGGCTACCCCATCGCCATCCTCGCCAACAACGGCATCCTCTTCGCCGAAGCCGCGCAGAAAGGCGCGCACTTCATCGAACTGGCCTGCCAGCGCGGCATCCCACTGCTGTTCCTGCAGAACATCACCGGTTTCATGGTGGGCAAGAAGTACGAGGAAGGCGGCATCGCCAAGCACGGCGCCAAGCTGGTGACGGCAGTGGCCTGCGCCAAGGTGCCGAAGTTCACCGTGATCATCGGCGGCAGCTTCGGCGCCGGTAACTACGGGATGTGTGGCCGCGCCTACGACCCGCGCTTCCTGTGGATGTGGCCCAACGCGCGCATCGGCGTGATGGGCGCCGAGCAGGCCGCCGGCGTGCTCACTCAGGTCAAGCGCGAGCAGAGCGAACGCGCCGGCCACAGCCTGAGCGCCGAGGACGAAGCACGCATCAAGCAGCCGATCCTCGAGCAGTACGAGCGCCAGGCGCATGCGTACTACTCCAGTGCGCGACTGTGGGACGACGGTGTGATCGACCCGGCGCAGACCCGCGATGTGCTTGGCCTGGCCCTCTCCGCCAGCCTCAACGCCCCGATCGAGCGGACCACCTTCGGCGTGTTCCGGATGTAA
- a CDS encoding MerR family transcriptional regulator encodes MPTTYSISDLARELDVTTRAIRFYEEQGMLSPERRGQERIYSPKDLVALKLILRGKRIGFSLAECKELIDLYDPSSGNRKQLQTFMDKIAARRAQLEQQLLDIQQMQLELDTAEERCLAAMAETERKQGVNA; translated from the coding sequence ATGCCCACCACCTACAGCATTTCCGACCTGGCCCGCGAACTGGACGTCACCACCCGCGCCATCCGCTTCTATGAGGAGCAAGGCATGCTCAGCCCCGAGCGCCGTGGCCAGGAGCGCATCTACAGCCCGAAGGACCTGGTGGCGCTGAAGCTGATCCTGCGCGGCAAGCGCATCGGCTTCTCCCTGGCCGAGTGCAAGGAGCTGATCGACCTCTACGACCCCAGCAGCGGCAACCGCAAGCAGCTGCAAACCTTCATGGACAAGATCGCCGCGCGCCGCGCGCAACTCGAACAGCAACTGCTGGATATCCAGCAGATGCAGCTGGAACTGGATACGGCCGAAGAGCGCTGCCTGGCGGCCATGGCCGAAACCGAACGCAAACAGGGCGTCAATGCCTGA
- a CDS encoding hydroxymethylglutaryl-CoA lyase: MTIPTKVRLVEVGPRDGLQNEKQPISVADKVRLVDDLTAAGLGYVEVGSFVSPKWVPQMAGSAEVFAQIQRKAGVTYAALAPNMKGFEAALEAGVKEVAVFAAASESFSQKNINCSIAESLERFVPVMEAAKAHGISVRGYVSCVLGCPYEGEVPAEQVAAVAAELYAMGCYEVSLGDTIGTGTAGATRHLLNVVGTRVPRDRLAGHFHDTYGQAVANIHASLLEGITVFDSSVAGLGGCPYAKGATGNVATEDVLYLLNGMGIETGIDMGKLVDAGQRICAVLGKENGSRVARAILAKRG; the protein is encoded by the coding sequence ATGACTATTCCCACCAAGGTCCGCCTGGTCGAAGTCGGCCCGCGCGACGGCCTGCAGAACGAGAAGCAACCCATCAGCGTCGCCGACAAGGTGCGCCTGGTGGACGACCTCACCGCCGCCGGTCTCGGCTATGTCGAGGTGGGCAGTTTCGTCTCGCCCAAGTGGGTGCCGCAGATGGCAGGTTCCGCCGAGGTCTTCGCGCAGATCCAGCGCAAGGCCGGGGTCACCTACGCCGCCCTGGCGCCGAACATGAAAGGCTTCGAGGCCGCCCTGGAAGCCGGGGTGAAGGAAGTGGCGGTGTTCGCCGCCGCGTCCGAGTCCTTCTCGCAGAAGAACATCAACTGCTCCATCGCCGAGAGCCTGGAGCGTTTCGTGCCGGTGATGGAAGCGGCCAAGGCCCACGGCATCAGCGTGCGCGGCTATGTGTCCTGCGTGCTGGGCTGCCCCTATGAGGGTGAGGTGCCGGCCGAGCAAGTCGCCGCCGTCGCCGCCGAACTCTATGCCATGGGCTGCTATGAAGTGTCCCTGGGCGACACCATCGGCACCGGCACCGCCGGCGCCACCCGCCACCTGCTCAACGTGGTGGGCACCCGCGTACCGCGCGACCGCCTCGCCGGCCACTTCCACGACACCTACGGCCAGGCCGTGGCGAACATCCACGCCAGCCTGCTGGAAGGCATCACCGTGTTCGACAGCTCGGTCGCCGGCCTCGGCGGCTGCCCCTATGCCAAGGGCGCCACCGGCAACGTCGCCACCGAGGACGTGCTCTACCTGCTCAACGGCATGGGCATCGAGACCGGCATCGACATGGGCAAGCTGGTGGACGCCGGCCAGCGCATCTGCGCGGTGCTCGGCAAGGAGAATGGCTCGCGGGTGGCACGGGCGATTCTGGCGAAGAGGGGCTGA
- a CDS encoding gamma-carboxygeranoyl-CoA hydratase produces the protein MTDFTTLQLDITDNGVATLWLNRPEKNNAFNAGMIRELILALDAVKDHGKVRFLVLRGRGRHFSAGADLAWMQESAQLDYNANLDDSRELAELMYNLYHLKVPTLAVVQGAAFGGALGLISCCDMAIGAVDAQFSLSEVRIGLAPAVISPFVVQAIGERAARRYALTAERFSGERARELGLLAECYPAGELDEAVSSWTANLLQNSPQAMSVSKDLLREVGSGVLSPNLRRYTESAIARIRVSPEGQEGLRAFLEKRKPSWQEQ, from the coding sequence ATGACCGACTTCACCACCCTGCAACTGGACATCACCGACAACGGCGTCGCCACCCTCTGGCTCAACCGCCCGGAGAAGAACAACGCCTTCAACGCCGGGATGATCCGCGAGCTGATTCTCGCCCTGGATGCCGTCAAGGACCACGGCAAGGTGCGCTTCCTGGTTCTGCGCGGCCGTGGCCGGCACTTCTCCGCTGGCGCGGACCTGGCCTGGATGCAGGAATCCGCCCAGCTCGACTACAACGCCAACCTGGACGATTCCCGCGAGTTGGCCGAGCTGATGTACAACCTCTACCACCTCAAGGTGCCCACCCTGGCCGTAGTGCAAGGCGCGGCCTTCGGTGGCGCGCTGGGCCTGATCAGTTGCTGCGACATGGCCATCGGCGCGGTGGACGCGCAGTTCTCCCTGTCGGAAGTGCGTATCGGCCTTGCGCCGGCAGTGATCAGCCCCTTCGTGGTGCAGGCCATCGGCGAGCGCGCTGCGCGCCGCTATGCCCTGACCGCCGAGCGCTTCAGCGGCGAGCGCGCCCGCGAGCTGGGGCTGCTCGCCGAGTGCTACCCGGCCGGGGAACTGGACGAAGCCGTCAGCAGCTGGACCGCCAATCTGCTGCAGAACAGCCCGCAGGCCATGAGCGTCTCCAAGGACCTGCTGCGCGAAGTCGGCAGCGGCGTCCTCAGCCCCAACCTGCGCCGCTACACCGAAAGCGCCATCGCCCGCATCCGTGTGAGCCCCGAAGGCCAGGAGGGTCTGCGCGCCTTCCTGGAAAAACGCAAGCCGTCCTGGCAGGAGCAATAA
- a CDS encoding short-chain fatty acid transporter yields the protein MATQLQESRSARFAMRCSNWAERWFPDSWVFAAVAILLVTVAALAMGAPASQAAKAFGDGFWSLIPFTMQMAFVVIGGYVVASSGPASRLIDLLARVPKNGRSAVCWVALISMVASLLNWGLSLVFGGLLVRALARREELKMDYRAAGAAAYLGLGAVWALGLSSSAAQLQANPASLPPSILAITGVIPFTETIFLWQSGVMLLALMVVSLVIAYMTAPSAASARDAKSCGVDPSFAAPQQVKPTRPGEWLEHSPLLIILLVVLAGGWLAQEFASKPAITAISGLNTYNLLFIMAGALLHWRPRSFLDAVARAVPTTTGVLIQFPLYGSIAAIMTTVKGVDGETLAHHISTFFVQIANHDTYALLMGVYSAVLGFFIPSGGGKWIIEAPYVMQVANELQYHLGWSVQIYNAAEALPNLINPFYMLPLLGVLGLKARDLIGFSFVQLLVHIPLVMVLLWGLGTTLTYVPPVMP from the coding sequence ATGGCCACACAACTTCAAGAAAGCCGCTCAGCACGCTTTGCCATGCGTTGCTCGAACTGGGCGGAACGCTGGTTCCCCGATTCCTGGGTCTTTGCCGCAGTCGCCATACTCCTGGTGACGGTCGCCGCCCTTGCCATGGGCGCGCCGGCCAGCCAGGCCGCCAAGGCCTTTGGCGACGGATTCTGGAGCCTGATCCCCTTCACCATGCAGATGGCCTTCGTGGTCATCGGCGGCTACGTGGTCGCCAGTTCCGGACCGGCCTCGCGCCTGATCGACCTGCTGGCCCGCGTACCGAAGAACGGCCGTTCGGCGGTGTGCTGGGTGGCGCTGATCTCCATGGTCGCGTCGTTGCTGAACTGGGGCCTCTCCCTGGTGTTCGGCGGCCTGCTGGTGCGTGCCCTGGCCCGCCGTGAAGAACTCAAGATGGACTACCGTGCCGCCGGTGCCGCCGCCTACCTGGGCCTGGGCGCTGTCTGGGCCCTAGGCCTGTCTTCGTCGGCCGCGCAGCTGCAGGCCAACCCGGCCAGCCTGCCGCCGTCGATCCTCGCCATTACCGGCGTGATTCCCTTCACCGAAACCATCTTCCTCTGGCAGTCGGGTGTGATGCTGCTGGCGCTGATGGTGGTGTCGCTGGTGATCGCCTACATGACCGCCCCCAGCGCCGCCAGCGCGCGTGATGCCAAATCCTGTGGCGTGGACCCGAGCTTCGCCGCACCGCAGCAGGTCAAGCCGACCCGTCCGGGCGAGTGGCTGGAACACAGCCCGCTGCTGATCATCCTGCTGGTGGTACTGGCAGGTGGCTGGTTGGCCCAGGAGTTCGCCAGCAAGCCGGCGATCACCGCCATTTCCGGCCTGAACACCTACAACCTGCTGTTCATCATGGCTGGCGCACTGCTGCACTGGCGTCCGCGCAGCTTCCTGGATGCCGTGGCCCGCGCAGTGCCCACCACCACCGGGGTGCTGATCCAGTTCCCGCTGTACGGCTCCATCGCCGCGATCATGACCACGGTGAAGGGCGTGGATGGCGAGACCCTGGCCCACCACATCTCCACCTTCTTCGTGCAGATCGCCAACCACGACACCTACGCACTGCTGATGGGTGTGTATTCGGCCGTGCTGGGATTCTTCATCCCGTCTGGTGGCGGCAAGTGGATCATCGAGGCGCCCTACGTGATGCAGGTGGCCAACGAGCTGCAATACCACCTGGGCTGGTCGGTGCAGATCTACAACGCCGCCGAGGCGCTGCCGAACCTGATCAACCCCTTCTACATGCTGCCGCTGCTGGGTGTGCTGGGCCTGAAGGCCCGCGATCTGATCGGCTTCTCCTTCGTCCAGCTACTGGTGCACATCCCGCTGGTGATGGTGCTGCTGTGGGGGCTAGGAACGACGCTGACGTATGTGCCGCCGGTAATGCCGTAA
- a CDS encoding acetyl/propionyl/methylcrotonyl-CoA carboxylase subunit alpha, with protein sequence MITTLLIANRGEIACRVMRTAKALGIRTVAVHSAIDRNARHVREADIAVDLGGAKPAESYLLVDKLIAAAKASGAQAIHPGYGFLSENAAFARAIADAGLIFLGPPATAIDAMGSKSAAKALMEAAGVPLVPGYHGEAQDLDTFRTAAERIGYPVLLKAAAGGGGKGMKVVEREGELAEALASAQREAQSAFGDSRMLVEKYVLKPRHVEIQVFADSHGNCLYLNERDCSIQRRHQKVVEEAPAPGLSPEIRKAMGESAVRAAQAIGYVGAGTVEFLLDERGDFFFMEMNTRLQVEHPVTEAITGLDLVAWQIRVARGEALPITQEQVPLIGHAIEVRLYAEDPDQDFLPASGRLALYREASAGPGRRVDSGVAEGDEVSPFYDPMLAKLIAWGENREEARQRLLAMLDETAVGGFKTNLAFLRRVLAHPAFADAELDTGFIARHQEQLLPVPTALPPAFWQVAAEAFRQGEAERVRGDDPHSPWSRNSGWRAGLPSETDLHLACGDERQVVRLRGTAASPIQLTGERITLAQDGLRRQHLAIRRDETLYLEWDGELRSVSRVDPIEEVEASHAHHGGLTAPMNGSIVRVLVEAGQKVEAGTALVVLEAMKMEHSIRAPHAGSVKALYCSEGELVNEGTALVELEEA encoded by the coding sequence ATGATTACCACCCTGCTGATCGCCAACCGCGGTGAGATCGCCTGCCGCGTCATGCGCACCGCCAAGGCGCTGGGCATCCGTACCGTGGCCGTGCACAGCGCCATCGACCGCAACGCCCGCCATGTGCGCGAAGCCGATATCGCCGTGGACCTGGGCGGCGCCAAGCCAGCGGAAAGCTACCTGCTGGTGGACAAGCTGATCGCCGCGGCCAAGGCCAGCGGCGCCCAAGCCATCCACCCCGGCTACGGCTTCCTCTCCGAGAACGCCGCTTTCGCTCGCGCCATCGCCGACGCTGGCCTGATCTTCCTCGGCCCGCCAGCCACCGCCATCGACGCCATGGGCAGCAAGTCCGCCGCCAAGGCCCTGATGGAAGCCGCCGGCGTACCCCTGGTGCCCGGCTACCACGGCGAAGCCCAGGACCTGGACACCTTCCGCACCGCCGCCGAGCGCATCGGTTACCCGGTGCTGCTGAAAGCCGCCGCCGGTGGCGGTGGCAAGGGCATGAAGGTGGTCGAGCGCGAAGGCGAGCTGGCCGAAGCCCTGGCCTCCGCCCAGCGTGAAGCCCAGTCCGCCTTCGGCGACTCGCGCATGCTGGTGGAGAAGTACGTCCTCAAACCACGCCACGTGGAAATCCAGGTATTTGCCGACAGCCACGGCAACTGCCTGTACCTGAACGAGCGCGATTGCTCCATCCAGCGCCGTCACCAGAAAGTCGTGGAAGAAGCGCCCGCCCCCGGCCTCTCGCCGGAAATCCGCAAGGCCATGGGTGAGTCCGCCGTGCGTGCCGCCCAGGCCATCGGCTACGTCGGCGCCGGCACCGTGGAATTCCTGCTGGATGAACGCGGCGACTTCTTCTTCATGGAAATGAACACCCGCTTGCAGGTGGAACACCCGGTTACCGAAGCCATCACTGGCCTGGACCTGGTGGCCTGGCAGATTCGCGTGGCCCGTGGTGAAGCGCTGCCCATCACCCAGGAGCAGGTGCCGCTGATCGGCCATGCCATCGAAGTGCGCCTCTACGCCGAAGACCCGGACCAGGACTTCCTGCCCGCCAGCGGCCGTCTCGCGCTCTACCGCGAAGCCTCCGCCGGCCCCGGCCGCCGCGTGGACAGCGGGGTTGCCGAAGGTGACGAGGTATCGCCCTTCTACGACCCGATGCTGGCCAAGCTGATCGCCTGGGGCGAAAACCGCGAGGAAGCCCGCCAACGCCTGCTGGCCATGCTGGATGAGACCGCCGTGGGCGGTTTCAAGACCAACCTGGCCTTCCTGCGCCGCGTGCTGGCCCACCCGGCCTTCGCCGATGCGGAGCTGGACACCGGCTTCATCGCCCGTCACCAGGAGCAGCTGCTACCCGTCCCAACCGCCCTGCCCCCGGCCTTCTGGCAGGTGGCCGCCGAAGCCTTCCGCCAGGGCGAAGCCGAGCGCGTACGCGGCGACGACCCGCACTCGCCGTGGAGCCGTAACAGCGGCTGGCGCGCCGGCCTGCCGAGCGAAACCGACCTGCACCTCGCCTGCGGCGATGAGCGTCAGGTGGTGCGTCTGCGCGGCACCGCCGCCAGCCCGATCCAGCTCACGGGCGAGCGCATCACCCTGGCGCAGGACGGCCTGCGCCGCCAGCACCTGGCGATCCGTCGCGACGAAACCCTCTACCTGGAATGGGACGGCGAGCTACGCAGCGTCAGCCGCGTCGACCCGATCGAAGAAGTCGAAGCCAGCCACGCCCACCACGGAGGGCTGACGGCGCCCATGAACGGCAGTATCGTGCGCGTCCTGGTGGAAGCTGGTCAGAAGGTGGAAGCCGGCACCGCCCTGGTGGTGCTCGAAGCCATGAAGATGGAACACAGCATCCGCGCGCCCCACGCAGGCAGCGTCAAGGCGCTGTATTGCAGCGAAGGCGAACTGGTCAATGAAGGCACGGCGCTGGTTGAGCTGGAAGAGGCCTGA